One Amaranthus tricolor cultivar Red isolate AtriRed21 chromosome 1, ASM2621246v1, whole genome shotgun sequence DNA window includes the following coding sequences:
- the LOC130805184 gene encoding uncharacterized protein LOC130805184 has translation MQDPKRSRTRKPWYQRAIEMTTLWKIMVKSPTTTNSAVWKTIKTTDQIQQTTNNNTKQKLRKCSSLKVATSFTRVCLCAPISSYNEVFTADVPPRRSYTYPRSKPFAPPPQPPPPPVTQEWRIPSGRHSVEGRRVFRGKSLTDDVLMRRFVIEEEAMMQVRRRNEMEIIRKRAAFRRKKLGPSPLCRMVLAEEDDNA, from the coding sequence GAAGCCTTGGTATCAAAGAGCAATAGAGATGACAACCCTATGGAAAATCATGGTAAAATCTCCAACAACAACAAACTCAGCAGTATGGAAAACCATTAAAACAACAGATCAAATCCAACAAACAACGAACAATAACACCAAACAGAAGCTAAGAAAATGCAGTTCCTTAAAAGTAGCCACATCCTTCACAAGAGTATGTTTATGTGCTCCTATTTCATCCTACAATGAAGTATTCACAGCTGATGTTCCTCCGAGAAGAAGTTACACATACCCAAGATCCAAACCATTcgcaccaccaccacaaccacCACCACCGCCAGTTACACAAGAATGGAGGATCCCAAGTGGAAGACATAGCGTGGAAGGAAGACGAGTGTTTCGAGGTAAATCATTGACTGATGATGTTTTAATGAGAAGATTTGTGATTGAAGAAGAAGCAATGATGCAAGTTAGAAGGCGGAATGAAATGGAGATTATTAGAAAAAGAGCTGCTTTTAGGAGGAAGAAGCTTGGACCTAGTCCTTTGTGTAGGATGGTTCTTGCTGAAGAGGATGATAATGCTTAA